In one window of Duganella dendranthematis DNA:
- a CDS encoding aldo/keto reductase family oxidoreductase — protein sequence MSTFQLGDLTVNRMGYGAMQLAGPHVFGPPKDREAALAVLRDTVANGINHIDTSDFYGPHVTNQLIREALHPYADDLTIVTKVGAFRDAEGGWLPAQSPQQLEAAVHDNLRNLGLDVLDVVNMRLMFDVMGPAEGDIEAHINALAGLQQRGLIRHIGLSNATAAQVRQARSIAPIVCVQNQYNLVHRHDDAMIDELAQDGIAYVPFFPLGGFSPLQSSQLAEVAAELDATPMQVALAWLLQRAPNILLIPGTSSVAHLRQNIAAATLVLPPAALRKLDSIKS from the coding sequence ATGAGCACCTTTCAACTCGGCGACCTGACTGTCAACCGCATGGGCTATGGCGCCATGCAACTGGCCGGCCCGCACGTGTTCGGCCCGCCGAAGGACCGCGAGGCGGCGCTGGCCGTGCTGCGCGACACCGTGGCCAACGGCATCAACCACATCGACACCAGCGATTTCTACGGCCCGCACGTGACCAATCAGCTGATCCGCGAAGCGCTGCACCCGTATGCGGACGATCTGACCATCGTCACGAAGGTCGGCGCCTTCCGGGATGCAGAAGGCGGCTGGCTGCCGGCGCAATCGCCGCAGCAACTGGAAGCGGCTGTGCATGACAATCTGCGCAACCTCGGACTGGACGTGCTGGACGTGGTCAACATGCGCCTGATGTTTGACGTGATGGGGCCGGCCGAAGGCGACATCGAAGCCCACATCAATGCGCTGGCCGGCTTGCAACAGCGCGGCCTGATCCGCCACATCGGCCTGAGCAACGCCACCGCCGCGCAAGTGCGGCAGGCGCGCAGCATCGCTCCCATTGTCTGCGTGCAGAACCAGTACAACCTGGTGCACCGCCATGACGACGCCATGATCGATGAGCTGGCGCAAGACGGCATCGCCTACGTGCCGTTCTTCCCGCTGGGCGGTTTCTCGCCGCTGCAATCGTCGCAGCTGGCCGAGGTGGCGGCCGAGCTGGACGCTACGCCGATGCAAGTCGCGCTGGCCTGGCTGCTGCAACGTGCGCCGAACATCCTGCTGATTCCCGGCACGTCGTCGGTGGCCCATCTGCGCCAGAACATCGCCGCCGCCACGCTGGTGCTGCCTCCGGCAGCGCTGCGCAAGCTGGACAGCATCAAGAGCTGA
- a CDS encoding LysR family transcriptional regulator, with the protein MAELQDIGAFVAVATHGGFREAARQSGSSASQLSEAVRRLEAQLGVRLLHRTTRSVAATEAGQRLLEQLTPALDAVTSALDVVNGFRDRPAGRLRLNVPLSASKLILPRILPPFMAAYPEICVEVTVEDSFVDLLRSGCDAGIRYGERMEQDMVALPIGPRTQRMALAASPAYLQQHGLPKKPQDLLQHICLRGRFSSGAMPAWEFHNKGRTVVIEPAGPLIVSLGAGADLAVDAALAGSGLVYLFEDWLRPYMERGELAPVLERWWPAFSGPSLYYPGRRYLPAPLRAFADFIQTMRW; encoded by the coding sequence ATGGCGGAATTACAGGACATCGGCGCCTTCGTGGCGGTGGCCACGCATGGCGGCTTTCGCGAAGCGGCGCGCCAGAGCGGCAGCAGCGCGTCGCAACTGAGCGAGGCGGTGCGGCGGCTGGAGGCGCAACTGGGCGTGCGCCTGCTCCACCGCACCACCCGCAGCGTGGCCGCCACCGAAGCCGGCCAGCGCCTGCTGGAGCAGCTGACGCCGGCGCTGGACGCGGTCACCTCGGCGCTGGATGTGGTGAACGGCTTCCGCGACCGCCCTGCCGGACGGCTGCGCCTCAACGTGCCTTTGAGTGCGTCAAAGCTGATCCTGCCGCGCATTCTGCCGCCGTTCATGGCGGCCTATCCGGAGATCTGCGTCGAGGTCACGGTGGAGGACAGCTTTGTCGACCTGCTGCGCTCGGGCTGCGACGCCGGCATCCGCTACGGCGAGCGCATGGAACAGGATATGGTGGCGCTGCCGATCGGCCCGCGCACGCAGCGCATGGCGCTGGCGGCGTCGCCGGCCTATCTGCAGCAGCATGGGCTGCCGAAGAAGCCGCAGGACTTGTTGCAGCACATCTGCCTGCGCGGACGCTTTTCCAGCGGCGCTATGCCGGCCTGGGAGTTCCACAACAAGGGCCGCACGGTGGTGATCGAGCCGGCCGGCCCGCTGATTGTCAGCCTGGGCGCCGGCGCCGACCTTGCGGTCGATGCAGCGCTGGCCGGCAGCGGCCTGGTCTACCTGTTCGAGGACTGGCTGCGACCGTATATGGAACGCGGTGAACTGGCGCCGGTGCTGGAACGCTGGTGGCCGGCCTTCAGCGGGCCGTCGCTGTACTACCCCGGCCGCCGCTATCTGCCGGCGCCGCTACGCGCCTTCGCCGATTTCATCCAGACCATGCGCTGGTAA
- a CDS encoding TadE/TadG family type IV pilus assembly protein: protein MRIHTRQQQGAVMPLVVLGLMVLIMAVGLAFSAGLSYMIKARLNAATDSAGLAAANAISQGTTQAEQITFAKNAATNFFNANFPAGYLGSTGKLGDVSVTFDNNAVTVSVSASATMPATLLGTNLSGPLTPSVTTQTVRKNLDMVLTLDTSGSLSSSGATVRSSAITFLNQFNINQDRVGLVHFAFGSVVDDAIRTTVGARGFDRVSMTNHINDTKAFRFEGSTASVEGMWRARDQLNSVPTTNLNRSNLRVIVFFSDGAPNSFAAYLNWKTPSDCTVAGTIATDDDGSGEPYGLYSPDATYTASPDKCNTYNYYGYNYQKGKYNYELSAKVDSLPDWYNGHNLPTNPNDPNARDFKIVTNSPRVVTNAITYQNVNRAARNLVEAMAAKSQDEGIYVFTLGLGSQLKAASGFDGEKGEDTLKCMANSVDAPARCARPTKPMGVYCYAATQSDLTPCFGKLASAIMRITK from the coding sequence ATGCGCATTCATACACGTCAACAACAGGGAGCGGTGATGCCGCTGGTGGTGCTCGGTCTCATGGTGCTGATCATGGCGGTCGGCCTGGCGTTCAGCGCCGGTCTCAGCTACATGATCAAGGCCAGGCTGAATGCCGCCACCGACTCGGCCGGCCTGGCGGCGGCGAACGCCATCAGCCAGGGCACGACCCAGGCGGAACAGATCACCTTCGCCAAGAACGCCGCCACCAACTTTTTCAATGCTAACTTCCCGGCCGGCTACCTGGGCTCGACCGGCAAGCTGGGCGACGTGTCGGTGACTTTTGACAACAACGCGGTCACCGTCTCGGTGTCGGCCTCGGCCACCATGCCGGCGACCCTGCTCGGCACCAACCTGAGCGGTCCGCTGACGCCCAGCGTGACGACCCAGACGGTGCGCAAGAACCTGGATATGGTGCTGACGCTGGATACCTCGGGATCGCTGAGTTCCAGCGGCGCGACGGTGCGCAGTTCGGCCATCACCTTCCTCAATCAGTTCAATATCAATCAGGACCGGGTGGGACTGGTGCATTTCGCCTTCGGCTCGGTGGTGGATGATGCGATCCGGACCACGGTGGGCGCGCGCGGTTTCGACCGCGTCAGCATGACCAATCACATCAATGACACCAAAGCGTTCAGGTTCGAAGGCTCGACCGCTTCGGTGGAGGGCATGTGGCGGGCGCGGGATCAATTGAACAGTGTACCGACGACCAATCTGAACCGTTCCAACCTGCGGGTGATCGTGTTCTTCTCGGATGGCGCCCCGAACTCGTTTGCCGCCTATCTCAACTGGAAAACGCCAAGCGACTGCACCGTGGCGGGCACGATCGCCACCGACGATGACGGCAGCGGTGAACCGTATGGCCTGTACAGCCCGGACGCGACTTACACCGCTTCGCCTGACAAATGCAACACCTATAACTACTATGGCTACAATTATCAGAAGGGGAAGTACAACTACGAGTTGTCGGCCAAGGTGGACTCCTTGCCGGACTGGTACAACGGCCATAATCTGCCCACCAATCCCAACGATCCGAACGCGCGCGATTTCAAGATCGTGACCAATTCGCCGCGCGTGGTGACCAACGCCATCACCTACCAGAACGTCAACCGTGCCGCGCGTAATCTGGTGGAAGCGATGGCGGCGAAGTCACAGGATGAAGGGATCTACGTGTTCACGCTGGGCCTGGGATCGCAATTGAAGGCCGCTTCCGGTTTCGATGGCGAAAAGGGGGAGGACACGCTGAAATGCATGGCCAATTCGGTGGACGCGCCGGCGCGCTGCGCGCGTCCCACCAAGCCGATGGGCGTCTACTGCTACGCCGCCACCCAGTCCGACCTGACGCCATGCTTTGGCAAGCTGGCGTCGGCCATCATGCGGATTACCAAGTAA
- a CDS encoding TadE/TadG family type IV pilus assembly protein has protein sequence MMAELVQPGRARRRQRGIAALELALMLPIIVVLFMGLVDIARGIQANMILINIGREAANLASRSPGQLSDNAQIIMKAVTDSAPPLNMNQQGMIYITRIVGQKTGTASTPTRTIVDAQFRWDDSANNRGYRVSGYAPLSKVWNCGNWAGSTGGSCTVPSGSSAPVISLLSNQLADGQVVYAVEVFYKFNMVFSPITLGSTGTGTIGPDLYSMSVF, from the coding sequence ATGATGGCCGAACTGGTTCAACCTGGCCGCGCGCGCCGGCGGCAGCGCGGCATCGCGGCGCTGGAACTGGCGCTGATGCTGCCGATCATCGTGGTGCTGTTCATGGGCCTGGTCGATATCGCGCGCGGCATCCAGGCCAATATGATCCTGATTAACATCGGCCGCGAAGCGGCCAATCTGGCGTCGCGTTCGCCGGGGCAGCTGTCCGACAATGCGCAAATCATCATGAAGGCGGTGACGGACTCGGCGCCGCCGCTGAATATGAACCAGCAGGGCATGATCTACATCACGCGCATCGTCGGCCAGAAAACCGGGACCGCCAGCACGCCTACCCGCACCATCGTCGATGCGCAATTCCGCTGGGACGATAGCGCCAACAACCGTGGCTACCGCGTCAGCGGCTATGCGCCGCTGAGCAAAGTCTGGAACTGCGGGAACTGGGCTGGCTCGACCGGCGGCAGCTGCACGGTGCCCAGCGGCAGCAGCGCGCCGGTGATTTCGCTGCTCAGCAATCAATTGGCTGATGGCCAGGTGGTGTATGCGGTCGAAGTCTTCTACAAATTCAACATGGTGTTTTCGCCGATCACGTTGGGATCGACCGGCACCGGAACCATCGGTCCAGACCTTTACTCAATGTCGGTATTCTGA
- a CDS encoding TadE/TadG family type IV pilus assembly protein, which produces MVEFALVAPIVLLLMCAILEFSLLFFTTMTMQYAVREAARYGVTGQSDKDPSGGNQRYKAVLQVLRDNSVGMYDMVSPVITVNGTTYATTSAYSNTMFGAPGDIVSIRVDCSWKFVTPLIGALFKDGKLSFTVGATMLNETWNSL; this is translated from the coding sequence GTGGTTGAGTTTGCGCTGGTGGCGCCCATCGTGCTGCTGCTGATGTGCGCGATTCTGGAATTCAGCCTGCTGTTCTTCACCACGATGACGATGCAATACGCGGTGCGCGAAGCCGCGCGCTACGGCGTCACCGGCCAGTCCGACAAGGACCCGAGCGGCGGCAACCAGCGCTACAAGGCGGTGCTGCAGGTGCTGCGCGATAACTCGGTGGGCATGTACGATATGGTGTCGCCGGTGATCACCGTCAACGGCACCACCTATGCCACCACGTCGGCGTATTCCAACACCATGTTCGGCGCGCCGGGCGACATCGTGTCGATCCGCGTCGATTGCAGCTGGAAATTCGTGACGCCGCTGATCGGCGCCCTGTTCAAGGACGGCAAGCTGAGCTTCACGGTGGGCGCGACCATGCTGAACGAAACGTGGAATTCATTATGA
- a CDS encoding sensor histidine kinase, producing MDDLTQQASDIDSLHGRNGDVAGASMVFIMRLLLALSALLTLTIAPADLGNPGAPGLLPWLVFSAYLVHSVTLLVAARRHRTPFWHGKVVYWLDLGWYGLMVYCSGGTNSFFFPFFFFVILTASFQWGFDEGARITLAAALVLALSTWLADQSTDQAHLLLRATFLLALGYMISYWGGMGLSQRRRLSLLRRVSQLSNPRFGVDQTIASMLQQTGRFYHASNCLLLMRSGADDLWQLHSATGDKVTLSHLSDAAAAPLLAFGPRTMVQFARALHPRLGGTVEARVRDGGDPAWRKLPPAELANLVDLLDAASFVSVPLPLRKGEGRLYVVSAGYRLTRGDAAFLRQLAAQFFPVIENIVLLDRLASDAAFRERQKIARDLHDTTIQPYIGLRHGISAIRQSMQSEHPSVPELDKLLDMTSQVITDMRTFAKTVREGAARQEHELLVALRRQARQVQEFYGLAIAVDAADGLRVSDRLAAEVFQIVNEGMSNIRKHTRARSGRIYLSTVDDQLRIRIENETPEGPPAPFLPGSIAERTAALGGTITIDRAAPGATAVNITIPV from the coding sequence TTGGACGACCTTACTCAGCAAGCAAGCGACATTGATAGCCTTCATGGCCGCAACGGCGATGTCGCCGGCGCCTCGATGGTGTTCATCATGCGTCTGCTGCTGGCGTTGTCCGCACTGCTGACGTTGACCATCGCTCCGGCCGACCTGGGCAATCCCGGCGCGCCGGGCCTGCTGCCATGGCTGGTGTTCAGCGCCTACCTGGTGCATAGCGTAACGCTGCTGGTGGCCGCGCGCCGCCACCGCACGCCGTTCTGGCACGGCAAAGTGGTGTACTGGCTCGATCTCGGCTGGTATGGCCTGATGGTGTACTGCAGCGGCGGCACCAACAGCTTCTTCTTCCCGTTTTTCTTTTTCGTGATCCTGACCGCCTCGTTCCAGTGGGGCTTTGACGAAGGCGCCCGCATCACGCTGGCGGCGGCGCTGGTGCTGGCCCTGTCGACCTGGCTGGCGGACCAGAGCACTGACCAGGCCCACCTGCTGCTGCGCGCCACCTTCCTGCTGGCGCTGGGCTATATGATTTCCTACTGGGGCGGCATGGGCTTGTCGCAGCGTCGCCGTCTGAGCTTGCTGCGGCGGGTCAGCCAGCTATCCAATCCGCGCTTCGGCGTCGACCAGACCATCGCCTCGATGCTGCAGCAGACCGGGCGTTTTTACCACGCCAGCAACTGCCTGCTGCTGATGCGCAGCGGCGCCGACGACCTGTGGCAGCTGCATTCGGCGACCGGGGACAAGGTCACACTGTCGCATTTATCCGACGCCGCCGCGGCGCCGCTGCTGGCGTTTGGTCCGCGCACCATGGTGCAATTCGCCCGCGCGCTGCATCCGCGCCTGGGCGGCACGGTCGAGGCGCGGGTGCGCGACGGCGGCGATCCGGCGTGGCGCAAGCTGCCGCCCGCCGAACTGGCCAATCTGGTCGACCTGCTCGATGCGGCCTCGTTCGTCAGCGTGCCGCTGCCGCTGCGCAAGGGCGAAGGCCGGCTGTACGTGGTATCGGCCGGCTACCGCCTGACGCGCGGCGACGCCGCCTTCCTGCGGCAACTGGCGGCGCAGTTCTTCCCGGTGATCGAAAACATCGTGCTGCTGGACCGGCTGGCCTCGGACGCGGCGTTCCGCGAGCGGCAAAAAATCGCCCGTGACTTGCATGACACCACGATCCAGCCCTACATCGGCCTGCGCCACGGCATCAGTGCGATTCGCCAGAGCATGCAATCAGAACACCCAAGTGTGCCGGAACTCGATAAACTACTGGACATGACGAGCCAGGTCATCACCGACATGCGGACGTTTGCCAAAACCGTGCGGGAAGGTGCAGCCCGGCAGGAACACGAATTGCTCGTGGCGCTGCGGCGCCAGGCCAGGCAGGTCCAGGAATTTTACGGCCTGGCGATCGCGGTCGATGCCGCCGACGGCCTGCGCGTCAGCGACCGGCTGGCGGCCGAGGTGTTCCAGATCGTCAATGAAGGCATGAGCAACATCCGTAAACACACCCGCGCGCGTAGCGGGCGCATCTACCTAAGCACCGTCGATGACCAGCTACGCATCCGCATTGAAAATGAAACACCGGAAGGTCCACCGGCCCCATTCCTGCCAGGATCGATCGCCGAGCGCACTGCAGCGCTCGGTGGAACGATCACGATCGACCGCGCGGCGCCCGGCGCCACTGCGGTCAACATCACCATTCCGGTCTGA
- a CDS encoding response regulator, whose translation MTTTTATPIRIMLVDDHKTMLWGLEKLIEGAGAALRLVGTAHNNDSALREASRLRPDLIVLDLDLEGRSSLEVLPQLLQDSGARVLILSGNRDQSLLAQAVKLGARGVLSKEAPADQVIKAIERVHAGEMHLDASLMGALLAQPAPVKADPEAARIATLTPKERKIVAIVVESNGAANKELAAKLFIAEPTLRNNLTSIYQKLGVANRLELYVYATRHGLQ comes from the coding sequence ATGACCACTACCACTGCTACTCCGATCCGCATCATGCTGGTCGACGACCACAAGACCATGTTGTGGGGGCTGGAAAAACTGATCGAAGGCGCCGGCGCCGCGCTGCGGCTGGTGGGCACCGCCCACAACAACGACAGCGCCTTGCGCGAAGCCAGCCGCCTGCGGCCGGACCTGATCGTGCTCGACCTCGACCTCGAAGGCCGCAGCTCGCTGGAAGTGCTGCCGCAACTGCTGCAGGACAGCGGCGCGCGCGTGCTGATCCTCAGCGGCAACCGCGACCAGTCGCTGCTGGCGCAAGCCGTCAAGCTCGGCGCGCGCGGCGTGCTCAGCAAGGAAGCGCCGGCCGACCAGGTGATCAAGGCCATCGAACGGGTGCATGCCGGCGAAATGCACCTGGACGCCAGCCTGATGGGCGCGCTGCTGGCCCAGCCGGCGCCGGTCAAGGCCGATCCGGAAGCTGCGCGCATCGCCACGCTGACGCCGAAGGAACGCAAGATCGTCGCCATCGTGGTCGAGAGCAATGGCGCCGCCAACAAGGAGCTGGCGGCCAAGCTATTCATCGCCGAACCGACGCTGCGCAACAACCTGACCTCGATCTATCAGAAACTGGGCGTCGCCAACCGCCTGGAACTGTACGTCTACGCCACCCGCCACGGCCTGCAATGA
- a CDS encoding Flp family type IVb pilin — protein sequence MQRSISKAHRVGRFIRHTHGATLMEYALMTALGSVIVIIALLAFFRT from the coding sequence ATGCAGCGTTCAATCAGTAAGGCACACCGCGTCGGCCGCTTTATCCGCCACACGCACGGCGCCACCCTGATGGAATACGCACTGATGACAGCTCTCGGATCGGTGATCGTCATCATCGCGCTGCTCGCATTTTTTAGGACCTAA
- a CDS encoding Flp family type IVb pilin gives MNAIKNFIQDESGVTAMEYALIAGAIAAIVGVVFTNIGTQVKTKLNAVLVALGGTAV, from the coding sequence ATGAACGCCATCAAAAACTTCATCCAGGACGAATCCGGTGTCACCGCCATGGAATACGCACTGATCGCTGGCGCCATCGCCGCCATCGTGGGCGTGGTCTTCACCAACATCGGTACCCAAGTCAAAACCAAACTGAACGCTGTTCTGGTCGCACTGGGCGGCACCGCTGTCTAA
- a CDS encoding prepilin peptidase, protein MTRLPLILLCCLLALAVWNDVRTRRIPNLLVFGGALLGVALNSAYPAGDSLFTTPFGGLGFLMSLAGLGAGLGLLLPMYMLRTLGAGDVKMMAMVGAFVGPHGVLVCTALTLLAGGVLALAVAAATGRLRHLLRNTYQMGVHAMFRNLSGERLQFDAPAEASGRLPYAVAIAAGTLPWLVAGALTGNALV, encoded by the coding sequence ATGACCCGACTGCCTCTGATTTTGCTGTGCTGCCTGCTTGCGCTGGCCGTGTGGAACGATGTGCGCACGCGCCGCATTCCGAATCTGCTGGTGTTCGGCGGCGCCCTGCTGGGCGTGGCACTGAACAGCGCCTACCCGGCCGGCGACAGCCTGTTCACCACGCCGTTCGGCGGCCTCGGCTTCCTGATGTCGCTGGCCGGTCTCGGCGCCGGCCTCGGCCTGCTGCTGCCCATGTATATGCTGCGCACGCTCGGCGCCGGCGACGTCAAGATGATGGCCATGGTGGGCGCCTTCGTCGGCCCGCACGGGGTGCTGGTGTGCACCGCGCTGACGTTGCTGGCGGGCGGCGTGCTGGCGCTGGCGGTGGCGGCCGCCACTGGCCGCCTGCGTCACTTGCTGCGCAATACCTACCAGATGGGCGTGCATGCCATGTTCCGCAACCTGAGCGGCGAACGCCTGCAGTTCGACGCGCCGGCCGAAGCCAGCGGCCGCCTGCCGTATGCGGTGGCGATCGCCGCCGGCACGCTGCCGTGGCTGGTGGCGGGCGCGCTGACCGGCAACGCGCTGGTCTGA
- a CDS encoding ATP-binding protein, which yields MQAEHGLVATAAESSAPADARAPRSVEETGLSFLFLTELVLKVLFQRGQVRLPELAVHIKLSISVITPLVTFLRDEKLCEVTRSGHSGTDADLTYHLTDAGALRATACLNRNAYAGPAPVTLAAYVAQVATQSVRHLHVTRADVAGAFSDVVASQGVLDQMGAAMNSGRAMFIYGQAGSGKTFLAERLCGLLHGAIAVPYAIMIDAEVVPFYDPVQHQPVAAAASAPGDTISIEFGDRNRTLDARWVRGLQRPTALTGGELTMEMLDLRFDANTRLYQAPPHLKANNGIFIIDDLGRQRCSPLELMNRWIVPMDRGVDYLSLHTGLVFQVPFDVVVVFSSNFLPERLSDGAFLRRLGYKIEVPPQTQAEYELLFRQACTAHGMAFDADAFAYLLNEHHAKDQTPLLACYPRDLIRQVRDLARYENTQPKIDRRSLDWAWQNYFAGAGARRVAAEQQKKERERRDSPILG from the coding sequence ATGCAAGCTGAGCACGGCTTAGTCGCCACTGCTGCAGAATCCAGCGCTCCCGCCGACGCCCGCGCGCCGCGCAGCGTCGAAGAAACCGGTTTGTCGTTCTTGTTCCTCACCGAGCTGGTGCTCAAGGTACTATTCCAGCGCGGCCAGGTGCGGCTGCCCGAACTGGCGGTCCATATCAAACTCAGCATCAGCGTCATCACGCCGCTGGTGACTTTCCTGCGCGATGAAAAGCTGTGCGAAGTCACGCGCAGCGGCCACAGCGGCACTGACGCCGACCTCACCTATCACCTGACCGATGCCGGCGCGCTGCGCGCCACCGCCTGCCTCAACCGCAACGCCTACGCCGGCCCGGCGCCGGTGACGCTGGCCGCCTACGTGGCGCAGGTCGCCACCCAGAGCGTGCGCCACCTGCATGTGACGCGCGCCGATGTCGCCGGCGCCTTCAGCGACGTGGTCGCCAGCCAGGGCGTGCTGGACCAGATGGGCGCGGCCATGAATTCCGGCCGCGCGATGTTCATCTACGGCCAGGCCGGCAGCGGCAAGACCTTCCTGGCCGAGCGCCTGTGCGGCCTGCTGCACGGCGCGATTGCCGTGCCCTACGCGATCATGATCGACGCCGAGGTGGTGCCGTTCTACGATCCGGTGCAGCACCAGCCGGTGGCGGCGGCAGCCAGCGCGCCGGGCGACACCATCTCCATTGAGTTCGGCGACCGCAACCGCACGCTGGATGCGCGCTGGGTACGCGGCCTGCAGCGGCCGACCGCGCTGACCGGCGGCGAACTGACCATGGAGATGCTGGACCTGCGCTTCGACGCCAACACCCGCCTGTACCAGGCGCCGCCGCACCTGAAAGCCAACAACGGCATCTTCATCATCGACGACCTGGGACGGCAGCGCTGCTCGCCGCTGGAACTGATGAACCGCTGGATCGTGCCGATGGACCGTGGCGTCGACTATCTTTCTTTGCACACGGGACTGGTTTTTCAGGTGCCGTTCGATGTCGTCGTGGTATTCTCCTCGAACTTTCTTCCTGAACGATTGTCCGACGGCGCCTTCTTGCGCCGACTGGGTTACAAGATTGAAGTCCCGCCCCAAACCCAGGCGGAATATGAGCTGCTGTTTCGCCAGGCCTGCACCGCGCACGGCATGGCGTTCGACGCCGACGCCTTCGCGTATCTGCTCAACGAACACCATGCCAAGGACCAGACGCCGTTGCTGGCCTGTTATCCGCGCGACCTGATCCGCCAAGTGCGCGATCTGGCGCGCTATGAAAACACGCAGCCGAAAATCGACCGGCGCTCGCTCGACTGGGCCTGGCAAAATTATTTCGCTGGCGCCGGCGCGCGACGTGTCGCGGCCGAACAGCAAAAAAAGGAGCGCGAACGACGCGACTCCCCGATTTTGGGATAA
- the cpaB gene encoding Flp pilus assembly protein CpaB, translated as MRNTRALTMIAVALVMALGAVVLAAQWIAGQSATNSNKVAVALLDISMGARVTPELVHMVDWPTNSMPPGALVDLKSTDGRITRTNIQRGEPITEGKLAPAGTTGGLSAVVAAGKRAMTVRVNDVVGVAGFALPGNFVDILVNTQSDYRGDNAPRDQAISKIVLERILVLAIAQESNRDDTKPKVVNAVTLELTPEQVEKLDLARSVGTLSLVLRNQVDPQVANTEGATKSSLLDDGKPQRPAVSAPPSAPPPPPAAVHAPVAKPAPRGETIEVIKGLDRSSQQF; from the coding sequence ATGAGAAATACGCGGGCCTTGACAATGATTGCAGTGGCGCTGGTGATGGCACTGGGCGCCGTGGTGCTGGCGGCGCAATGGATCGCCGGCCAGTCGGCCACCAACAGCAACAAGGTGGCGGTGGCGCTGCTCGACATCAGCATGGGCGCGCGCGTCACGCCCGAGCTGGTGCACATGGTCGACTGGCCGACCAACTCGATGCCGCCCGGCGCGCTGGTCGACCTCAAGTCGACCGACGGCCGCATCACCCGCACCAATATCCAGCGCGGCGAACCGATCACCGAAGGCAAGCTGGCGCCGGCCGGCACCACCGGCGGCCTGTCGGCCGTGGTGGCGGCCGGCAAGCGCGCGATGACGGTGCGCGTCAACGACGTGGTCGGCGTGGCCGGCTTTGCGCTGCCCGGCAATTTCGTCGACATCCTGGTCAACACCCAGAGCGACTACCGCGGCGACAATGCGCCGCGCGACCAGGCGATTTCCAAAATTGTGCTGGAACGTATCCTGGTGCTGGCGATCGCGCAGGAGTCCAACCGCGACGACACCAAGCCAAAAGTGGTGAACGCGGTGACGCTGGAACTGACGCCCGAGCAGGTCGAGAAGCTGGACCTGGCGCGCAGCGTCGGCACCCTGTCGCTGGTGCTGCGCAACCAGGTCGACCCGCAAGTGGCCAACACCGAGGGCGCGACCAAGAGTTCGCTGCTGGATGACGGCAAGCCGCAGCGGCCGGCCGTGAGCGCGCCGCCATCGGCGCCGCCGCCACCGCCGGCGGCGGTGCACGCGCCCGTGGCCAAGCCGGCGCCGCGCGGCGAGACCATCGAAGTCATCAAGGGCCTGGACCGTAGTTCACAACAATTTTAA